In one Chitinophaga sancti genomic region, the following are encoded:
- a CDS encoding TlpA family protein disulfide reductase, which yields MDSVYKSYSPALLRDCVSISKLDDIRSYIAASYAYYHNQAKVEEYVSQLQYGPEKGNQYFRIARSFENANDLAQTERFAKLAADSVMGYLELNPAGVSPASILASSLVLLTEVLEKQRKYEEAIRWLTDRTEYCSARNRAGLLSLKADMLVKAAKYNEALDTYTAVLKARAGGKVVEQKMKQAYVAWHGADTLGFEAYLSDIKARIAHEFSDSISKSTLKSKAPLFELKDLDGKIVKLADYLGKVVVLDFWATWCVPCKASFPAMQKAINKYSADTSVVFLFIDTWEYNDSMEKEIKEFLSKKQYTFRVLRDRKDEVVKQYGVDGVPAKFVIDREGYIRFSMKGFNGTDEESVAELAEMITLSR from the coding sequence ATGGATTCCGTTTATAAGAGCTATTCTCCGGCGCTGTTACGTGACTGTGTCAGTATTAGTAAGCTGGATGATATCAGGTCTTACATTGCGGCTTCATATGCTTACTATCACAATCAGGCGAAAGTGGAGGAGTATGTGAGCCAGTTGCAATATGGTCCTGAAAAAGGGAATCAGTATTTCAGGATAGCGAGGTCATTTGAAAATGCAAATGACCTGGCACAAACAGAACGATTCGCAAAACTGGCAGCAGATTCCGTAATGGGCTACCTGGAGTTAAATCCTGCAGGCGTTTCACCGGCTTCGATACTGGCTTCTTCATTGGTTTTATTGACTGAGGTACTTGAGAAACAGCGGAAATACGAAGAAGCGATCCGGTGGCTGACGGATAGAACGGAATATTGTTCGGCAAGGAACAGAGCCGGTCTCCTGTCATTGAAAGCAGATATGCTGGTGAAAGCGGCTAAGTATAATGAAGCCCTGGATACCTATACGGCTGTATTAAAAGCAAGGGCAGGGGGAAAAGTGGTTGAGCAAAAGATGAAGCAGGCATATGTGGCCTGGCATGGTGCAGATACGCTGGGTTTTGAGGCCTATTTATCAGACATTAAGGCCAGGATCGCGCATGAATTTAGTGATAGTATCAGCAAGTCTACCTTAAAATCGAAGGCTCCTTTATTTGAGTTAAAGGACCTGGATGGAAAGATCGTGAAACTGGCAGATTATTTAGGTAAAGTGGTGGTACTTGATTTCTGGGCTACCTGGTGTGTACCCTGTAAAGCCTCATTCCCTGCTATGCAGAAGGCGATTAATAAATATAGTGCGGATACATCAGTGGTCTTTCTTTTTATAGATACCTGGGAGTATAATGATAGTATGGAGAAGGAAATAAAGGAGTTCCTGTCAAAGAAGCAGTATACATTCAGGGTGCTACGTGACAGGAAGGACGAAGTCGTGAAACAGTATGGCGTAGATGGTGTGCCTGCAAAATTTGTAATTGATAGGGAGGGATATATAAGGTTTAGTATGAAAGGATTTAACGGAACAGATGAGGAATCGGTAGCAGAATTGGCAGAAATGATCACATTGAGTAGGTAG
- a CDS encoding S1 family peptidase — MFRKWVLLAMLVGSGHTLLAQDTIQFRDDDQFTKLVYNNVREDMKGGGVKGFRQLWAESVNVLPSQKVSVKYTQAKEKKPMTPVALAKQLHEQVFVIWKFFRKTETNIEGISIAATAFPINEDGTMVTNQHVFEVLLKKTPEFYEMDSTLFLSDVNGNVFSIDKILSCDENADLALFTIKNVHAVKIHPLALGNDAPVGTPVYLLSHPEGFPYYFSSGQVARNAKYGEFGAYTERMDITADYAIGSSGGPIVNEFGALIGVVSSTHSIYGKQRQEMQMVVKQTIPVRSIYSIMTK; from the coding sequence ATGTTTAGAAAATGGGTGTTATTGGCCATGCTTGTAGGATCTGGTCATACATTGCTGGCACAGGATACAATACAGTTCAGGGATGACGATCAGTTCACGAAACTGGTATATAATAATGTGAGAGAAGATATGAAAGGCGGTGGGGTAAAAGGGTTTCGGCAACTCTGGGCTGAATCTGTGAATGTATTACCATCACAGAAAGTAAGTGTGAAATACACGCAGGCAAAAGAAAAGAAACCTATGACGCCGGTAGCGCTGGCGAAACAATTGCATGAACAGGTATTTGTTATCTGGAAATTTTTCAGAAAGACAGAAACGAATATTGAAGGCATTTCGATTGCAGCGACGGCTTTCCCCATCAATGAAGATGGTACGATGGTGACCAATCAGCATGTGTTTGAGGTGTTGTTGAAGAAGACACCTGAATTCTATGAGATGGATAGTACCCTGTTCTTATCTGATGTGAATGGGAATGTTTTTAGTATAGACAAGATATTGAGTTGTGATGAGAATGCGGACCTGGCTTTGTTCACCATTAAAAATGTACATGCAGTAAAGATTCATCCTCTTGCGCTGGGTAATGATGCGCCTGTTGGTACGCCGGTTTACCTGCTCTCGCACCCGGAAGGCTTCCCCTATTATTTTTCATCAGGTCAGGTAGCCCGGAATGCTAAATATGGAGAATTTGGTGCTTATACAGAACGGATGGATATCACGGCTGATTACGCTATTGGTTCCAGTGGCGGGCCAATAGTCAATGAATTTGGCGCATTAATCGGTGTAGTGTCAAGTACACATTCTATTTATGGCAAGCAACGCCAGGAAATGCAGATGGTCGTAAAGCAGACCATTCCGGTAAGATCAATTTATTCAATCATGACAAAATAA
- a CDS encoding TlpA disulfide reductase family protein, protein MNSVIKYVLFAIATVPAGLKAQDPQQFRLEASIKKLATEQNNKAVLMHMLPGKMVFDTVDVVNGTFVITGTAPAKQKAFLYVTHGGIMPQSIGLGDNVPVYLENGTIKVTAADSLKHAKVGGTPLNNDQQALVDLLAPIQKKVDVLEIQYAAANSSEDSLQSAMVRMRYEALEAKKDSAVLGFVKAHPASLVSLLSLRSYFDPATKIEKATAGFDLLDPALKASSQGQLFGRMIKRATVLDIGGEAPAFTAANTAGENISLKSFRGKYVLVDFWASWCVPCRHENPNVVKAFNRFKDKNFTIVGFSLDEGNDGKEKWLKAIEKDGLPWMQLSDLAGWASPVAMLYNLKAIPANFLLDPSGKIVAKNLRGEELEQKLEEVFGKS, encoded by the coding sequence ATGAATAGTGTAATAAAATATGTACTGTTTGCGATAGCGACAGTGCCTGCAGGGCTGAAAGCGCAGGATCCGCAGCAATTCAGGCTGGAAGCGTCTATCAAAAAACTGGCAACAGAGCAGAATAACAAAGCTGTATTGATGCATATGCTGCCGGGTAAGATGGTATTTGATACGGTGGATGTGGTGAATGGTACATTTGTAATCACTGGTACTGCACCGGCAAAGCAAAAGGCATTTCTGTATGTAACACATGGTGGAATTATGCCCCAAAGCATTGGCTTAGGTGACAATGTACCTGTGTACCTGGAGAACGGAACGATTAAGGTTACAGCAGCTGATTCATTAAAGCATGCGAAGGTTGGTGGTACACCACTGAACAATGATCAGCAGGCGCTGGTGGACCTGCTGGCACCCATTCAAAAAAAGGTCGATGTATTGGAAATACAATATGCGGCAGCGAATAGCTCGGAAGATTCGCTGCAATCTGCAATGGTGAGAATGCGGTACGAAGCGCTGGAAGCAAAGAAAGACAGTGCTGTGCTGGGTTTTGTAAAAGCACACCCGGCATCACTGGTGTCTTTACTCTCACTGCGTTCATATTTTGATCCTGCTACAAAAATAGAAAAGGCAACAGCGGGATTTGATTTACTGGATCCTGCATTGAAGGCATCATCACAGGGGCAATTATTTGGCAGAATGATAAAGCGGGCTACAGTACTGGATATAGGAGGAGAAGCGCCTGCGTTTACAGCAGCGAATACGGCAGGGGAGAATATTTCATTAAAGAGTTTCAGGGGTAAGTATGTGCTGGTTGATTTCTGGGCTAGCTGGTGTGTGCCTTGTCGCCATGAGAATCCGAATGTAGTGAAAGCGTTTAACCGTTTTAAGGATAAGAATTTTACGATCGTAGGTTTCTCCCTTGATGAAGGGAATGATGGAAAAGAAAAATGGCTGAAGGCCATAGAAAAAGATGGTTTGCCATGGATGCAGTTGTCTGACCTGGCAGGATGGGCAAGTCCGGTTGCCATGTTGTATAACCTGAAAGCGATACCTGCAAATTTCCTCCTGGATCCTTCCGGGAAAATAGTGGCGAAGAACCTGCGGGGAGAGGAACTGGAACAGAAACTGGAAGAAGTATTTGGTAAAAGTTAA
- a CDS encoding TlpA disulfide reductase family protein, whose product MMSKVTMLLVVLAGSFGIAKAQQHFVIKGKLGHVKEPAKVYIMYFNRYMQTDSAEVRNNEFTLSGVAGLKQRVNIFLRQGGQGGNSRYSSDQLAIYLEEGVIEVSSPDSLLHAKLGGSQLNKDQQELISSMGNVKQLQAGIIAQFRSEPDSVKRMNLMEDYKQLDVLLQTNLAGFIQSHPNSLVAMHALRSNFNPVDNVELATNLFNSMSDSIKASSSGELYKESIENVFKLSVGKPAPDFVAKDLNGTEKHLSDFKGKYVLLDFWASWCGPCRRESPNLVESYAKFSSKQFEIISFSVDKEADDWKKAVEKDQYTWTNLVDYIDPAASVAKLYGITALPTNFLLDPSGKIIALNLRGEELAKQLTAILN is encoded by the coding sequence AAAGAGCCGGCAAAGGTATATATCATGTACTTCAATAGGTACATGCAGACCGATTCTGCTGAGGTAAGGAATAATGAGTTTACATTATCCGGAGTGGCTGGTCTGAAGCAAAGAGTGAATATTTTTTTACGGCAGGGAGGGCAAGGAGGTAATTCCAGGTACTCCAGCGATCAACTGGCCATTTACCTGGAGGAAGGCGTGATTGAAGTGAGCTCGCCCGATTCACTGCTGCATGCAAAATTAGGCGGTTCACAGCTGAATAAAGATCAGCAGGAATTGATCAGCAGCATGGGAAATGTAAAACAGTTACAGGCCGGTATCATTGCACAGTTCAGGAGCGAACCCGATTCTGTAAAGCGAATGAATCTAATGGAAGATTACAAGCAACTGGATGTGTTGCTGCAAACCAACCTGGCAGGTTTTATCCAGTCGCATCCAAATTCACTGGTAGCCATGCATGCATTAAGGAGCAATTTTAACCCGGTTGACAATGTGGAACTGGCTACAAATTTATTCAATTCAATGTCAGATTCTATCAAGGCTTCCTCTTCGGGAGAATTATATAAAGAGTCTATAGAGAATGTATTCAAACTCAGCGTTGGCAAACCCGCACCTGATTTTGTAGCGAAAGATCTGAATGGTACAGAGAAGCATCTCTCTGATTTCAAAGGCAAATATGTATTGCTGGATTTCTGGGCCAGCTGGTGTGGCCCCTGCCGCAGGGAAAGTCCGAACCTGGTGGAGAGTTATGCAAAGTTCAGCAGCAAGCAATTTGAGATCATCAGTTTCTCAGTAGATAAAGAGGCAGATGACTGGAAGAAAGCAGTAGAGAAAGATCAGTATACCTGGACGAATCTCGTAGATTATATAGATCCTGCAGCATCTGTAGCGAAGCTGTATGGCATAACGGCACTACCAACTAATTTCCTGCTGGATCCATCAGGCAAGATAATCGCGCTGAACCTGAGAGGTGAGGAGCTGGCAAAACAATTGACTGCAATTTTAAATTAA